In bacterium, the genomic stretch CGGTGGGCCGCGAAGGCCACCGGTCGGGGCAGGTCGTCCAGGGGGAAGAAATCGACCGCGTCGGCGTCGTCGCCGGCGGCGAGTCGGCCGCCCGTCTCCTCGGCCCGGTAGAAGACCACGAGCACCGGGATGTCCGGCGGCAGGATGCCGGACTCGACCGCGTACAGGCCGGTGAGGCGGACCTCCAGGCCGGTCTCCTCCAGGGCCTCGCGACGGGCCGTCTCCTGCACGTCTTCGTCCCACTCCATGAAGCCCGTCGGCAGGGACCACTCGCCCTGCTTGGGCGCGAACCTGCGGCGCACCAGGCACACGGCGTCGCCGCGCAGCACGATCACCCCCGCGCCGGGCGCCGGGTTCAGGTACTGGACGAACCCGCAGGCGGGGCAGACCGGCCGCTCCCGTCCGCCCTCCTCGCGCCGCGCCAGGGCGGTCCCGCAGTGCGGGCAGGTGCGGAAGACGTGGCGGTCGGCGGCGCTCATCGCGGGTTCCTTGCCGCCGCGCCGGACAGCACCGCGGCACACCAGAGCAGGAGCAGCACGCCGACGGGCCAGGCCCCCGCCTTCACGTACAGCGTGCGGCCGTCGCCGGGAAGGATCTCGGCCCGCACGACGCCGCGCCGGCCGAGGTCGAGACTGTCGAGGACGCGGCCCCGGGCGTCGCAGACGAAGCTGATGCCGTTGTTGGCGCAGCGCACCACCGGCACGCCGGATTCGACGGCCCGCAGCCGCGCCAGCCAGGCGTGCTGCCGCGGTCCGGCCGACTTGCCGAACCAGCCGTCGTTGGTGATGACGACCAGGCACTGGCTGCCGCGGCGCACGCTGTCCCGCGCGAGGTCGGCGAAGACCGACTCGAAGCAGATCAGGCCGCTGATGCGCAGCCCTCCCCCCGCCAGCGCGACATTCATGGGCTCGGGCGGCAACCCCGGCGTCCACTCGGCCTGGCCCAGATCGACCTTGTGCAGGAAGGGCAGCACCGACTGGAAGGGCATGGTCTCGCCGATGGGCAGCAGGTGGTGCTTGGCGTAGGTCGCGCGCTGGCCCGCCTGGGGGTCGAACAGGCCGGACGAGTTGTAGGTGCGCACGACGCCGTCCGGGCCGCGGTCGGCATCCGGGAAGCCGGTGTACACCCAGGCGGCGGCTTCGCGCACCGTGGCGCGGAACCAGCGCAGCAGTTCCTGGTCGTAGCGCAGGTAGGCCGGCACCGCCGTTTCGGCCCAGACGACGAGGGCGGCCCCGTCGGCACCGGCGC encodes the following:
- a CDS encoding NUDIX hydrolase; translation: MSAADRHVFRTCPHCGTALARREEGGRERPVCPACGFVQYLNPAPGAGVIVLRGDAVCLVRRRFAPKQGEWSLPTGFMEWDEDVQETARREALEETGLEVRLTGLYAVESGILPPDIPVLVVFYRAEETGGRLAAGDDADAVDFFPLDDLPRPVAFAAHRRVLARLRDEHDSRRAPAVDDER